In Pyrus communis chromosome 11, drPyrComm1.1, whole genome shotgun sequence, the sequence GAGAAAACATCAAACCGTGAACAGGACCTTCATGGCCGCTTAGAATATCCAACAGACGGCCTGTCTTCATTGACCAAACAAAGATCTAGTGTACATAACATTAAGAAAAGTCAGGAAACAGGAACTAAAATGAAGCATCAAGTCAAAAAGCTATGATCAAAGGGGCAAAATACCTCAAAGGAATCAAGGGTTCCAGCACAAATCACTTCACCACTCTGATCTGCTGCCAGTGAAACAAATTGCCTAGTTTCAGGGGTGGTAAATGTTCTAAAATTTCGATAACGGTACAAATCCCATGCACGAACAGTCCCGTCCAGAGAGGCACTTAGGAGACTATGGCTGTTAGCCATAAAGTGGAGTGCGGTGATTGCATTAGTGTGCTCAGAGAATGTTATAAAGCAGAAACCTGATGAAACAGTCCAGACCTGCACAAGAAGAAGAGTAAACTCTCTGGGTATGATAGTCCACAATTGCATTTTGTACGAAATATTAATAATCCACACATTGGCAAGTTGATGTAATTATGAAAGTGCAAATAGAAAATGGGTGTGGTAATGCAACAATACATCACAAACCCACCAAACAGTCATGCATTATTAAACCAACTAGACAATTCTATAGTACATATATCACCAATGATCATCTGATCTAGTGGCACCCAATCTCCACTTTCTTGGAGAATACCCTGAGATAAAATCtcatggacagcaattgttgaCTATAAACAAATCATTCGTTATGAGAATCATAAGACAACAATACATCACAAACCCACCAAACTGTCATGCGGTTTTAAATTCACTAGACAAATCTATAGTACATATATCCAAGGTACTAAAAGATGCTAGGCACTAGTTGGGCGGTGGGctagggcctagcgcctaggtgaTTAGGAGGGGGCCCAAGCAGACTActcggatttaagtaaatttattatatattgtataaataagagcctattatacttaaaaaaaaaaaaaaaaaaacatacataaTTAAATTGGGATACgtatattgaaaaataaaattacatataaattataaagtacgaaacatattgaaaacatggggaataagcatataatgagtgttcatccaagtattcaactagtctcttacattttattaaaaaattaaaatacaaaatgaaagttatcgattttctgtctaagtaagAGTCACGACCTAGGGTGTCTAGGCAGGTTTAGGCAGTCTAGGCGGGCTAGGTGGACGCGTAAGCGGGTTTAGGCGCACTTTCTTAACTTTCAAATGCCTAGGGACTAATTGGGGGGGTAGCcagccgcctagcgcctaggcggggatttttagaccAGTGCATATATCACCAATGATCATCTGATCTAGTGGCACCCAATCTCCACTTTCTTGGAGAATTTCCTGAGATAAAATCTCATGGATAACAATTGTTGACTATAAAAAAACCATTCTTTTGGGAATCATAAGACAAGAATAAGGTAATGCAAAGTCATCGTAACATACAAGTACAATGGACCTACAGTACAAAAGAATTCTAAGTCGCACCTTTCAGTCAGTTATGAAACGAGTCATCATTTATTAAAGGCAACCCATGCCACAACCGAAACAAATGgattaaataaaaaaggttAGTATTACACTGAAGAAAAACCCACAAAAGTAGAGACAATATATGAATCTGCAGATAACAGCCAACAAGTTACTAATCCTCATTCTTCAATCATAACAGCTTAAACATAGAGCTAAGATGCTTGAACAAAAATGCTGCATGGAACTACACAAGCAAAGTCCTCTAAATAAAAAGCTTCCCATTCTAAAAACTACTTTACCTTGACTTTGTTATCATCTGCTCCAGTGGCTAACAGTTGCGAATCTGGTGAATAAGCAAGACAATTCACATCGAAGTAATGCCCCTGCTGCTTCAATATATAACTCTCTGACTTCCACTCCCACACAAGCAACTGTCCAAGTTTCGCACACCCAAATGTCAGCCAATTTCCAAGTTCATTAAAAACTGCGGTGGTAATTTTCTCTCTTGATATTGACAACAAGTGCAAGCAAACAAAATCAGGCATTTGATATAACCCAAATACACCATTTGAGAACCCAACAACCAACATATTAAGGCCCCTATGATAATCACATGCTGTCAACTTCGCCTGGGACTGCAAAAAATTGTTCTTCCCCAACAACTCCCATTTCCTGTTTCGCAAATACCCACCTTCTTCATCCAAGTCACCTTCTCTGCCCTCATAACCCTTTCTCTTCTTCAAATCACCACTTCCAAAACCTTCAACTTCACCGTCACCATCCCTATCTGGTGTACCTGGTGAGGGTGGCTCTTTAACATCCATTCCATCAGATTCACCTTCATTGTCACTCAAACCCCAACTAAACACATAACAATCGCGGGTAACTGTATAAACATTGCATACCTTATTCGTGTTCTTATCAATTCCAAAAAACACACCCACAACTGTATCTCTATGACCCAAAAACATAAATGGCTTCCTTTTAACCCCGcctgatttcaattttttcatacaaaacaaCCTAGCAGTCAAATCTTTCGACCCGATAAGCAAATAATTCGAGTCCGGGCTCCAATCCAATGCCACAACCTTATCATCACAATCAGCAAAAGTCCTAACCAATTCAAACGGAAAAAACTCTTTCTTGAAACCAGGAGAGCGCCAAATTTGAACCAACTTACCCGTGGCGACCGCGATAAACGCCCCATTGGGACTGAATTCGATGGCATTGACGGCTTTTTTGAAGGACATGCGGTGAAGCACCACGCGCTGGCGGAGGTTGATGAAGAGGCATCGGCGATTGTCGTCGACTGTGAGGAGAAAGACGCCGTCAGGCGAGGCGGCGATTCGGGAGATGTTGGAGGAAGATTGGACGGGTAGGGTTATGGATTGAGATTTGATGAGGTCGGTGACGGAGACTCTGTTACCGACCGGTGAGATTAGCTCGGTGTTGTTGGTGATTACGGCGTTGCCTCCTCGGTACGGAGCTCCAAGGAGGTTCTGGAACCTGTAGTTCATAACTTTTCACAGATTGAGTTGCCAAGAAAAGCGCAGGACTGAAGAAGCAgaattttctcggcaaccaaacagagggTGAAGAACGTTGAGAGATTTTAGTTACCACAGCTAAAGGTTTAGCTAGGGTTTAAGCGAAGATAAATTTACACTTTGGGTCCCGTCTTTCAGGTCATTTGTCATTTTGCCCTCTTAAAAATTCAGTTTTAACAAATGGGTCATGGTACAAGGTTCTTTTTGGGGACTTTGACAATACAAGGGGGCTTTATTGAATTAACATATTACCAGAGTGGGGGGAGAGGGGGGACTATTGGCTGACCCGAAAGAAATGGGGTAGTTCGGTTCCTTCAGTTCGATCTTTTGATTGAAATTTGCAATTTGTATTTCGATTcggtttttctctttttttaaatttttttttctttttccttttaacaTACAAAATGAAGAAGAGATAAGGCCTTCAGCATATTTagacataaagttttttttttgtcaaaatatttaGACATAAAGTTGGTTTGCCTAGTCTTAGATTAAAATTAGACATTTGGTGACATGGAATTGGGCTTGAAATATGAAAaccaaacataaataaataaataaaatattaattcatatctcattcggtgcggtttggtttggtttttgaaccaaacactgaaaccgaacaataatttttttgtttagttcggtttttttattttttttttattttttatttttatccaattcgattttcaatcaatttgattcttttagttttggttcAACATTTGATATGATTTTTTCGATTTTTGGAGCCCATCCCTAGAATCAAATAAACGTGTCTCTCACCCATGCAGGGGCACCTCAATCCATTTTAGGGCATGTGATGTAGATATAGTTTGATAATATTGCGTTTATAAACTTGAAACATACAAATGATTGATGTGTTACATCAATGGGATGAGGTTAAAAGTCCATGACTAGACTTTTGAGGTAACTGTATTCGGATCAGCCTTATTCTGACCCTGGAAAATCATGGTTCCACAATGGTGACATGGAATTGGGCTTGAAAAATGAACaccaaacataaataaaatattaatttatatctCGTTCGGTTCGGTTCACTTTGATTTTTTGAACCACCAAAATTGAAACCGAACCAATAAttgtttgttcaatttgtttttttttaatttttttggttttcaatttgattttcaatttattcgatttgTTTTCAATACGGTCCGATTtattctatttcaatttttggAGCCCACCCCTAAAATCAATAAATACATATCGCACCCATTTAGGGGCACCTCATCCATTTTAGGGCATTTTGTGGACTTTATTGAATTAACATATTACTAGGGGGAGGGGGCTTTATTGAATTAACATACTACCAGAGGGCGcctgggggagggggggggtgGAGAGAGAGGGGGCTTTATTGAATTAACATATTACCAAGAGGGGGGAGCTTTATTGAATTAACATATTACCAGGGGAGGAGAGGTGGGGTAGTTCGATTTCTTCGGTTTGATCTTTTGATTGAAATATGCAATTTGTATTTCggttaggtttttatttttttttaaattctttttctttttctttttaacatacaagatgaagaaaaaagatAGAGAataagtgtcacatcccggcccggggcggatcacttcccgggcccgctccaccaccgtagaacgatattgtccgctttgggcttaccattccctcacggttttgtttttgggaactcacgagcaacttcccagtgggtcacccatcatgggattgctctagcccctttctcgcttaacttcagagttcctacggaactcgaagtcagtgaactcccaaaaggccttgtgctaggtagggatgagaatatacatttaaggatcactcccctgggcaatgtgggatgtcacaataaggCCTTCAACATATTTAGacataaagttttattttattttattttatttttttgtcaaaatatttaGACATAAAGTTGGTTTGCCTAGTCCTGGATTAAAATTAGACATTTGGTTACATGGAATTGGGCTTGAAATATGAAAaccaaacataaataaataaataaaatattaattcatatctcattcggtgcggtttggtttggtttttgaaccaaacactgaaaccgaacaataatttttttgtttagttcggttttttttattttttattttttatccaattcgattttcaatcaatttgattcttttagttttggttcAACATTTGATATGATTTTTTCGATTTTTGGAGCCCATCCCTAGAATCAAATAACGTGTCTCTAACCCATGCAGGGGCACCTCAATCCATTTTAGGGCATGTGATGTAGATATAGTTTGATAATATTGAGTTTATAAACTTGAAACATACAAATGATTGATGTGTTACATCAATGGGATGAGGTTAAAAGTCCATGACTAGACTTTTGAGGTAACTGTATTCGAATCAGCCTTATTCTGACcctggaaaatcatggtcccacaatgGTGACATGGAATTGGGCTTGAAAAATGAACaccaaacataaataaaatattaatttatatctCGTTCGGTTCGGTTCACTTTGATTTTTTGAACCACCAAAATTGAAACCGAACCAATAAttgtttgttcaatttgttttttttttatttttttagttttcaatttgattttcaatttattcgatttgTTTTCAATACGGTCCGATTtattctatttcaatttttggAGCCCACCcctaaaatcaaataaatacaTATCGCACCCATTTAGGGGCACCTCATCCATTTTAGGGCATTTTGTGGACTTTATTGAATTAACATATTACTAGGGGGGAAGGGGCTTTATTGAATTAACATA encodes:
- the LOC137707614 gene encoding periodic tryptophan protein 2-like, whose protein sequence is MNYRFQNLLGAPYRGGNAVITNNTELISPVGNRVSVTDLIKSQSITLPVQSSSNISRIAASPDGVFLLTVDDNRRCLFINLRQRVVLHRMSFKKAVNAIEFSPNGAFIAVATGKLVQIWRSPGFKKEFFPFELVRTFADCDDKVVALDWSPDSNYLLIGSKDLTARLFCMKKLKSGGVKRKPFMFLGHRDTVVGVFFGIDKNTNKVCNVYTVTRDCYVFSWGLSDNEGESDGMDVKEPPSPGTPDRDGDGEVEGFGSGDLKKRKGYEGREGDLDEEGGYLRNRKWELLGKNNFLQSQAKLTACDYHRGLNMLVVGFSNGVFGLYQMPDFVCLHLLSISREKITTAVFNELGNWLTFGCAKLGQLLVWEWKSESYILKQQGHYFDVNCLAYSPDSQLLATGADDNKVKVWTVSSGFCFITFSEHTNAITALHFMANSHSLLSASLDGTVRAWDLYRYRNFRTFTTPETRQFVSLAADQSGEVICAGTLDSFEIFVWSMKTGRLLDILSGHEGPVHGLMFSPTNAILASSSWDRTVRLWDVFDGKGAVETFTHTHDVLTLVYRPDGKQLASSTLDGQIHFWDPIDGLLMYTIEGRRDISGGRLMTDRRSAANSSSGKFFTTLCYSADGSYILAGGSSKYICMYDVADQVLLRRFQITHNLSLDGVLDFLNSKNMTDAGPLDLIDDDNSDIEEGVDKQTRGKLGYDLPGSMPNRGRPVVRTKCLRIAPTGRSFSAATTEGVLVYSIDDSFIFDPTDLDMDVTPEAVDAALNEDKLSKALILSLRLNEDSLIKKCIFKVSPTDIPAVVSSIPYRYLQRLIEALADLLESCPHVEFILQWCQELCKVHGNSIQQNFRKLLPALKSLQKAITRTHQDLKETCSSNEYMLRYLCSASSGK